A part of Rhinoderma darwinii isolate aRhiDar2 chromosome 1, aRhiDar2.hap1, whole genome shotgun sequence genomic DNA contains:
- the LOC142665081 gene encoding uncharacterized protein LOC142665081, whose product MDKDWNEMSRRILDFTLEIIYLLSREEYTIVKKTSGDCTTPIIHESGGWSSGQSPITEPPPHSRIHEKKILELIYKMTELLTGEVPIRCQDVTVYFSMEEWEYLEGHKDLYEEVMMNYRPRTSQAENTGSLLTIKGSAISSQSPKTAHHCPNDESSRRNPPERCPCPLYSQDCPEENHNVPEDHQGENLIDVKVEVKDEAEEETDVMAEQQYGSRRRNSPERCPSPLYSQDCPEENHNVPENHQVDEAETYTRSIMGGGVEIFGPAVIDGVIDFGGFLC is encoded by the exons atggacaaggactggaatgagatgagcagaagaatattagacttcaccttggagatcatctacctgttgagcagagag gagtacacaatagtgaagaagacatcgggtgactgtacgactcccatcatccatgagtcaggaggatggagcagtggtcagagccccatcacagagcctccccctcactcccggatacatgagaagaagatcttagaactgatctacaagatgacggagctgctgactggagag gttcctataaggtgtcaggatgtcactgtctatttctccatggaagagtgggagtatctagaaggacacaaggatctgtacgaggaggtcatgatgaactaccggccgcgcacatcacaag CGGAGAACACGGGGTCATTGCTTACGATTAAAGGAAGTGCAATTTCATCACAAAGTCCTAAAACCGCACATCACTGTCCGAACG atgaatCCAGTAGAAGAAATCCACCAGAAAGATGTCcctgtcctctgtattcccaggactgtccagaggaaaatcacaatgtcccagaggatCATCAG ggTGAAAACCTGATTGATGTTAAGGTTGAGGTTAAAGATGAAGCAGAAGAGGAGACGGATGTAATGGCTGAGCAGCAGT ATGGATCCCGTAGGAGAAattcaccagagagatgtcccagccctctgtattcccaggactgtccagaggaaaatcacaatgtcccagagaatcatcaggtagatgaagctgagacctataccagatctataatgggggggggggtggagattTTTGGCCCTGCTGTCATAGatggggtcatagattttggtggtttcttatgttga